From a single Miscanthus floridulus cultivar M001 chromosome 8, ASM1932011v1, whole genome shotgun sequence genomic region:
- the LOC136474052 gene encoding large ribosomal subunit protein eL6-like: MAPTSKLSMGIKRVSRSHAYHSRGLWAIKAKHGGAFPKAEKPAAAGEPKFYPADDVKPRVPSTRKPKPTNLRSSITPGTVLILLAGRFMGKRVVFLKQLKSGLLLISGPFKINGVPIRRVNQTYVIATSTKVDISGVDVAKFDDKYFAREKKQKAKKTEGELFETEKEASKSLPDFKKDDQKAVDVALIKAIEAVPELKTYLGARFSLRDGDKPHEMVF; this comes from the exons ATGGCGCCGACGTCGAAGCTGTCGATGGGCATCAAACGTGTGTCGCGGTCGCACGCGTACCACAGCCGTGGGCTGTGGGCCATCAAGGCCAAGCACGGCGGAGCCTTCCCCAAGGCCGAGaagcccgccgccgccggggaaCCCAAGTTCTACCCCGCCGACGACGTCAAGCCCCGCGTTCCCAGCACCCGCAAGCCTAAGCCCACTAATCTCAG GTCGAGCATCACTCCCGGTACGGTGCTGATCCTCCTCGCGGGGCGCTTCATGGGGAAGAGAGTGGTGTTCCTCAAGCAGCTCAAGTCCGGTCTGCTCCTCATATCTG GGCCTTTCAAGATCAATGGAGTGCCGATCCGCCGTGTGAACCAGACCTATGTCATTGCTACATCAACCAAGGTTGACATCTCTGGTGTTGATGTCGCAAAGTTTGATGACAAGTACTTTGCCAGGGAGAAGAAGCAGAAGGCGAAGAAGACTGAGGGCGAGCTTTTCGAGACAGAGAAGGAG GCATCCAAGTCTCTGCCTGACTTCAAGAAGGATGACCAGAAGGCTGTGGATGTTGCTCTGATCAAGGCTATTGAGGCTGTCCCAGAGCTGAAAACCTATCTTGGCGCCCGGTTCTCTCTCAGGGATGGTGACAAGCCCCATGAGATGGTCTTCTAA
- the LOC136474051 gene encoding ribosome biogenesis protein BRX1 homolog 1-like: protein MAKKRKRTDASAEAAGAEKPDDSAPARPERTLFGFKDPSPDAEPAASAGDGAVVAPFRNREKVLITCSRRITYRYRHLMQDVLSLLPHAKKDSKVESKQSKGSALNELLELRSCSSCLFFECRKQKDLYLWMVKSPGGPSVKFLVNAVHTMEELKLTGNHLKGSRPLLTFSANFDEQPHWKLVKEMITQIFATPKDHRKAKPFHDHVFVFSIVDGHVWFRNYQISVPHNEIDKVDKGGLDKMTLIEVGPRFCLNPIKIFGGSFGGPTWYENPYYISPNQIRALEKRQKAGKYAKKVKAKVRRKMHEMENTLEPDEFAELWKGE from the exons ATGGCGAAGAAGCGGAAGCGCACCGACGCCTCGGCAGAGGCGGCCGGCGCAGAGAAGCCCGACGACTCCGCGCCGGCGCGCCCGGAGCGCACGCTCTTCGGCTTCAAGGACCCGTCCCCCGACGCCGAGCCCGCCGCCTCCGCGGGCGACGGTGCCGTGGTGGCGCCGTTCCGGAACAGGGAGAAGGTGCTCATCACCTGCTCCCGCCGCATCACGTACAG GTATCGGCATCTGATGCAGGACGTGCTGTCGCTGCTCCCGCACGCGAAGAAGGACAGCAAGGTCGAGTCCAAGCAGAGCAAGGGGAGCGCGCTGAACGAGCTGCTCGAGCTCAGGAGCTGCTCCAGCTGCCTCTTCTTCGAG TGCAGAAAACAGAAGGATCTTTACCTCTGGATGGTCAAGTCACCTGGAGGACCATCAGTCAAATTTCTAGTTAATGCTG TTCACACCATGGAGGAGTTGAAGCTTACCGGTAACCATCTGAAAGGGTCACGCCCACTTCTTACATTTTCTGCAAATTTTGATGAGCAACCTCATTGGAAGCTCGTGAAGGAAATGATAACTCAG ATCTTTGCTACTCCTAAAGATCACCGTAAAGCAAAACCTTTCCATGACCATGTATTTGTCTTCTCCATTGTGGATGGCCATGTTTGGTTTCGAAACTACCAG ATTTCGGTTCCTCACAATGAGATCGATAAAGTTGATAAAGGTGGTCTGGATAAAATGACACTTATTGAG GTTGGCCCCAGGTTCTGTTTGAATCCAATCAAAATATTTGGTGGTAGTTTTGGTGGTCCTACATGGTATGAGAACCCATACTACATTTCCCCCAATCAG ATCCGTGCACTAGAGAAGAGGCAGAAGGCAGGCAAATATGCCAAGAAGGTGAAGGCTAAGGTGAGGAGGAAGATGCACGAGATGGAGAACACGCTAGAGCCTGATGAGTTTGCTGAGCTCTGGAAAGGGGAGTAA